One genomic region from Camelus bactrianus isolate YW-2024 breed Bactrian camel chromosome 3, ASM4877302v1, whole genome shotgun sequence encodes:
- the LOC105068234 gene encoding olfactory receptor 2L3-like, with product MENYNETPDFILLGLFLPSKIGLFIFILIILLFLMAWFGNLSMVLLILLDTHLHTPMYFLLSQLSFIDLNYISTIVPKMTSHYLFGNKSISFIGCGVQSFFLTLGGAEALLLVSMAYDRYMAICFPLHYPNRISRRVCVLMITGSWIMGSINSCAHTTYALHIPYCRSRAINHFFCDVPAMLTLACMDTWVYEYTVFVSTTLFLVLPFVIIACSYGHVLLAVYLMHSAEGRKKAYSTCSTHLTVVTFYYVPFAYTYLRPRSLRSPAEDKALAVFYTVLTPMLYPIIYSLRNKEVKGALRRVIHRICFVKMDTNYLS from the coding sequence ATGGAAAATTACAACGAAACACCTGATTTCATCTTATTGGGGTTATTCCTACCATCAAAAATTGGGCTGTTCATCTTCATTCTCATCATTCTCCTTTTTCTTATGGCTTGGTTTGGCAACCTGTCCATGGTCCTACTCATCCTCCTGGACACCCATCTCCACACCCCCATGTATTTCCTACTTAGTCAGCTCTCCTTCATTGACCTGAACTACATCTCCACCATTGTCCCCAAAATGACTTCCCATTATCTGTTTGGAAACAAGTCTATCTCCTTCATTGGGTGTGGGGTTCAGAGCTTCTTCTTGACTTTAGGAGGTGCAGAAGCATTACTATTGGTCTCTATGGCTTATGATCGTTACATGGCCATTTGCTTCCCTCTTCACTATCCCAACAGGATCAgcagaagagtgtgtgtgttgaTGATAACAGGATCTTGGATAATGGGCTCTATCAACTCCTGTGCCCACACCACGTATGCCCTCCACATCCCTTACTGCAGGTCCAGGGCCATCAATCATTTCTTCTGTGATGTCCCAGCCATGCTGACTCTGGCCTGCATGGACACGTGGGTCTACGAGTACACCGTGTTTGTGAGCACCACTCTATTCCTCGTGCTGCCTTTTGTCATTATTGCATGTTCCTATGGCCATGTTCTCCTTGCTGTCTACCTCATGCACTcagcagaagggaggaagaaggccTATTCAACCTGCAGCACCCACCTCACTGTGGTGACTTTCTACTATGTGCCATTTGCTTACACTTATCTGCGCCCAAGATCCCTTCGATCTCCAGCAGAGGACAAAGCTCTGGCTGTCTTCTACACCGTCCTGACCCCAATGCTCTACCCTATTATCTATAGCCTGAGAAACAAGGAAGTGAAGGGGGCTCTGAGAAGAGTGATTCACAGAATCTGTTTTGTAAAAATGGATACAAACTATTTATCTTAG
- the LOC105068245 gene encoding olfactory receptor 2L3-like: MESYNQTSTDFILLGLFPPSGIGLFLFILIALIFLVALFGNLSMILLICLDTHLHTPMYFLLSQLSFIDLNYISTIVPRMVSNYLFGNKAISFIACGVQSFFFLTLGGAETLLLTSMAYDRYVAICFPLHYPNRISRRVCVLMITGSWIMGSINSCAHTTYALHIPYCRSRAINHFFCDVPAMLTLACMDTWVYEYTVFVSTTLFLVLPFVIIACSYGHVLLAVYLMRSAEGRKRAYSTCSAHLTVVTFYYVPFAYTYLRPRSLRSPAEDKALAVFYTVLTPMLNPIIYSLRNKEVMGALRRVIQRICSVNM; encoded by the coding sequence ATGGAAAGTTATAATCAAACATCAACTGATTTCATCTTGCTGGGGTTATTCCCTCCTTCAGGAATTggcctgtttctttttattctcattgCTCTCATTTTCCTAGTGGCATTATTTGGCAACCTCTCCATGATCCTTCTCATCTGTCTGGACACCCATCTCCACACCCCCATGTATTTCCTACTTAGTCAGCTCTCCTTCATTGACCTGAACTACATCTCCACCATTGTCCCCAGAATGGTCTCCAATTATCTGTTTGGAAACAAAGCTATCTCCTTCATTGCGTGTGGGGTTCAGAGCTTCTTCTTCTTGACTCTAGGAGGTGCAGAAACACTGCTTTTGACATCTATGGCTTATGATCGTTATGTGGCCATTTGCTTCCCTCTGCACTATCCCAACAGGATCAgcagaagagtgtgtgtgttgaTGATAACAGGATCTTGGATAATGGGCTCTATCAACTCCTGTGCCCACACCACGTATGCCCTCCACATCCCTTACTGCAGGTCCAGGGCCATCAATCATTTCTTCTGTGATGTCCCAGCCATGCTGACTCTGGCCTGCATGGACACGTGGGTCTACGAGTACACTGTGTTTGTGAGCACCACCCTATTCCTCGTGCTGCCTTTCGTCATTATTGCATGTTCCTATGGCCATGTTCTCCTTGCTGTCTACCTCATGCGCTcagcagaagggaggaagagggccTATTCAACCTGCAGCGCCCACCTCACTGTGGTGACTTTCTACTATGTGCCCTTTGCTTACACTTATCTGCGCCCAAGATCCCTTCGATCTCCAGCAGAGGACAAAGCTCTGGCTGTCTTCTACACCGTCCTGACCCCAATGCTCAACCCTATTATCTATAGCCTGAGAAACAAGGAGGTGATGGGGGCCTTGAGAAGAGTAATTCAGAGAATTTGCTCTGTGAATATGTAG